Proteins encoded together in one Hevea brasiliensis isolate MT/VB/25A 57/8 chromosome 16, ASM3005281v1, whole genome shotgun sequence window:
- the LOC110658994 gene encoding uncharacterized protein LOC110658994 produces the protein MGDHFVLLVDRLLTESTLEAAIENKHRWQQATPSASQDNISDFSSQRMDLDFMSSSRKLVECRICHDEDEDTNMEVPCSCCGSLKYAHRKCVQRWCNEKGDTVCEICHQQFKPGYTAPPPLFHYGGIPMNFRGNWEITRRDLNNPGFIAMVTTDHEFMDSDFDDYSAPSPRSLMCCRIIAIIFMVLLVLRHTLPIIISGAGDYSTTMFMLLILRTIGILLPIYVMVKAFTAIQHRRQQQRPRFSVAASDEENELPHLQPQSRIFHGQ, from the exons ATGGGGGATCATTTTGTGTTACTGGTAGATCGGTTGCTAACTGAATCCACCCTTGAAGCTGCTATTGAGAACAAACACCGCTGGCAGCAAGCCACTCCATCGGCAAGCCAAGATAATATCTCTGACTTTTCATCGCAGAGGATGGATTTAGATTTTATGTCATCTTCAAGAAAATTGGTAGAGTGTAGGATTTGCCATGATGAGGATGAAGACACAAATATGGAGGTGCCATGCTCTTGCTGTGGCAGCTTGAAG TATGCTCACCGCAAGTGTGTTCAGAGGTGGTGCAATGAGAAGGGTGATACTGTCTGTGAGATCTGTCACCAG CAATTTAAGCCTGGTTATACAGCACCTCCTCCATTGTTTCATTATGGTGGCATTCCTATGAACTTCAG GGGAAATTGGGAGATAACCCGAAGGGACTTAAATAATCCTGGATTTATAGCAATGGTTACCACGGACCATGAATTTATGGACTCTGACTTTGATGATTATTCAGCTCCCTCTCCTAGAAGCCTGATGTGCTGTCGTATTATTGCTATTATT TTTATGGTTCTTCTGGTCTTGCGCCACACTCTTCCAATCATTATTAGTGGAGCTGGAGATTACTCAACGACAATGTTCATG TTACTGATATTGAGGACCATCGGGATTCTTTTGCCCATTTATGTCATGGTCAAGGCATTCACTGCTATCCAGCATCGCCGTCAACAGCAG CGTCCTCGTTTCTCAGTTGCTGCATCAGATGAAGAAAATGAGTTGCCACATCTTCAGCCTCAGTCGCGCATTTTTCACGGTCAGTGA
- the LOC110658995 gene encoding uncharacterized protein LOC110658995: MSGVESVKEQEHVDGNVPEDKSSMPSSKEEEEVVKKKYGGILPKKPPLISKDHERAYFDSADWALGKQGGEKPKGPLEALRPKLQPTQQQTRYRKSPYAPSDGEGVPDTGSSPSEDAPANE, encoded by the exons ATGTCAGGCGTGGAGAGTGTCAAAGAGCAAGAGCACGTGGATGGAAATGTCCCCGAGGATAAAAGTTCCATGCCCTCATCGAAAGAGGAG GAAGAAGTTGTAAAGAAAAAATATGGAGGAATCTTGCCCAAGAAACCACCACTCATTTCTAAG GACCATGAACGAGCTTACTTTGATTCTGCTGATTGGGCACTTGGAAAG CAAGGTGGTGAGAAACCTAAAGGACCTCTTGAAGCACTTCGGCCAAAATTACAG CCTACACAACAGCAGACACGATATCGAAAGTCTCCTTACGCTCCATCAGATGGTGAAGGTGTTCCAG ATACAGGAAGCTCACCATCAGAGGATGCACCTGCAAATGAATGA